GCTTCATGTTTTAGAGTAGTTCAACAATCTGTTCTAGACCATAGTTGGATTTGCAAATAAAACGTGTATGCTCCAGTTTTGAATTCAATGACTGAGAAAATCTGATGGTGGAGGTACATTTGAACTGAATATCATGATGCTGACATTTGAACTTTCTGGTTTCGCTGCTTTTCTCAGCAAGCTTGATGGCTAGATTTTCTTTACTATGAAATCGAAGTTGAGGTACATGTGAATCAAATATCACGATACTACGATAGTTAAGTAAATACTTCTATTTTCTTTGCTTATTATTCCAGTTACCTTCAGAGTTAAATTTGCAATTGCCTCACAGGAAAATAGGGTATCTAATAGGTCTTATACTATCCTAGTACAAGTCCGTAAACAAATATTACTAGTGACATGAGAACAATATGTCAAGAGAAAAAGTCATCAGAAATCAAATTACCCGCACTGTGCCAAATTTTGCGAAATATTCTTTGAAGTCCTCCCTTGTAATTATTTCCTTGTCATTTTCCGAAGGGCTTTTACCATCCTTGTTCAGAGATTGTGCATCTGCGGCTTTCGACTCCTCAACGTCATCTGACTTCTCTTCAGTGGCATCAGCATTCTCAGGGACCTTCTCTTCATCACCTATCACCGATTCCTTGGCAGGACTGGAAGCCTCTTCCTTCTTGGCAATGTCAGTCTCATCAACTTTGTCCCCACCATTTTGTTCCGAGTCACCATCAGCACGAATACTCTTTAGCTTGAAAGCCAGAATCAAACCTTTTGGATATCTACAACCAAATAATGATGATTCACAGAGTTAAGTCAAACTCTAGGGAAAAAAAAGGATGCTCCATACTGCTAGTAAAGAAAGTTTACCCTTCGTCACGTCCAGGCTTATTAGTGTTTGATTTTTCATAAGCTTCTTGCTTAGCCTCTCTTTCAGTATCAAACTCCTTCCTGTATTATGTAAGCATTCGATTACATATTATTAATAAATAGTTATGAAAAGAGTCAACACTGTTAAGACTATGAGTCCCTTAATTCCTGATTCTGAAAAGAGGAACTGACTTGGCAATCAATCATTGTGAATAAAGTAAGAAACAATATAAGACCTTGCAGATAAGTAAACTTCAATCATCAACTGATACAGAAAGAGCATGGAAACGGAAACATTGAGAATAAGCCCGGGTAATGAAAAATAGATTCTCTAACTGGTAAATGGTAAGCATGAAAAAGACTGAATTGGCAGTAAGCTTACTTTGGTTTAATTTCCAGATCAGCTCCTGCAAAACTAAGTTTCTTCTCCAAAACACTGTttgcttcctcttcttctgagAATTCAACTAAAGCTGTGCCGCAGAAGTGTCTCTTATCCGAAACATGTTTTGGTAGCCTTACGCTGTTCACCTGTGATGACAACATAGCACCATCAGAATTCACATTACAGTATTCACGCATTTACAGTGATGTTCATTTAACTTGCGAGTTTGCCATACACATTCAACCTCACATGTATCGTGAATCTGATAGTAGAGCATTTCAATTCAAAGTAGCTGCTATGTGCTACTGAACCTTGAAGCAACAAGCACTATGTAGTCTAGCCTATCCTGTCAGGTCTGGTATTGAAGGATATACAGATAACATACCTTGCCATGCTGAGCAAAGAAAGACTGAACGTCTTCCAGCTTTACGTTGTAAGGAAGTGGTGACGCAGCGATCGACCTAGAGTCGATTTGCTCTATAATCTCATCTGGCTTCAACAACTCACTAGCTCTACCGACTCTCTTCCCTGTATAAACACAAAATGAAACATGTGGTTACCGAACCATGCCGCTGGCATACTTGTGTAAGAGCAACTGAATTAAGACATGTTCATTTTGGTCTAATTTGCACCACGCAGCAACTGTCCATTTTACGAGTTGATTTAGATAGCTTATATTCTGGATTTGATATAACATTAACGAGTTGTGATTCGAATCATCAATTTTACTACGAAGTACAAATTCACCGTGTCTCAGTCCCTACATAATACTGAAATTGGGATATTATCCTTTCGGTCAGAAATTATGCTTACTAGCCACGAAACAGGAATACTTAATGTTAGGCAGGCCAACGGGAAAACAAGTTGCTTACCGTCCTCAGAGACGCGGAGGGCCGCGGAACACCGCAGCACCTTGGCGACGGCGAGCACCGTGGTCTCAGGCACGCTGTCCTCTTTCACCGTGGCGTCTAAGCCAAGGTGCGACCTCATCTTCGCGAAGGAGCAGATGAGAGCCAGGCTGACCACTGCCGAGCCCCAACCccacaaaaaaaaaacagcacCAAATTAGCACTGGAACTAAATAAAGCAAATCAGCATGATCAAT
This region of Lolium perenne isolate Kyuss_39 chromosome 2, Kyuss_2.0, whole genome shotgun sequence genomic DNA includes:
- the LOC127335407 gene encoding la protein 1, giving the protein MATEAAAAAATPAPAVSLDETKAKNVLRQVEFYFSDSNLPRDGFLRKTVEESEDGLVSLALICSFAKMRSHLGLDATVKEDSVPETTVLAVAKVLRCSAALRVSEDGKRVGRASELLKPDEIIEQIDSRSIAASPLPYNVKLEDVQSFFAQHGKVNSVRLPKHVSDKRHFCGTALVEFSEEEEANSVLEKKLSFAGADLEIKPKKEFDTEREAKQEAYEKSNTNKPGRDEGYPKGLILAFKLKSIRADGDSEQNGGDKVDETDIAKKEEASSPAKESVIGDEEKVPENADATEEKSDDVEESKAADAQSLNKDGKSPSENDKEIITREDFKEYFAKFGTVRYVDFSKGDDSGYLRFEESKAAEKARALAALSDEGGLIMKGHLVTLEPVSGQAEKDYWSEIKGGQGKYKENNRSNRGGRDWKNNRGGGGRHFGGGRRGRHSDSYERASKVQKVDASA